The window CGCCCTGTGGCGGCGAGGACCATGTTCTTGGGCAGGTAGCGCCTCCGGTGGTAGGCCGCCATCCCTTCCCGGGTGAGGGCGGTGATGCTCTCCCGCGTCCCCAGGACGCTATTCCCCAAGGGGTGCCCCTGGAAGAAGCGGGCGCGGGCCCACTCGTAGGCCATGAAGCCCGGGCGGTCCTGGTAGCGGGCGATCTCCTCCAGGATCACCAGCTTCTCCGTCTGGAAGTCCTCCTCCCGGAGGGCGGGGCGGAGGAGCTTGGCGAAGAGGCCGAGGAGGTCGTAGGCGAACTCGGGGAGGACCGCCCCGTAGTAGACGGTGGCCTCCTCGGAGGTGAAGGCGTTGTACTGGGCCCCCATCCGGTCAAAGGCCCGGTTCACGGCGAGGGCGTCCATGTCCTCGGGGCCCTTGAAGACCATGTGCTCCAGGAAGTGGCTCACCCCGCTCTCCTCCTTGGTCTCGTCCCGGGCCCCCGTCTTCACGAAGTAGCCCAGGGCCACGCTCCGCGCCCCCGGAACCACCTCGGCGATGACCCGAAGGCCGTTCCTCAGCTCGGCTTCCCTAAACATCCTCCACCTCCCCCAAAAGCCCCACCCAGGGGTCCCGGTAGGGGTGGGCCCTGAGGAAAGCGTTCACCGCCTCGAGGCTCGTCCCCTCAATGGCGGCCTCAATCTCGGAAAGGGAGCGCACCCTCCCCAGCATGTAGAGGTCCCGGGCCATGGAGGCGGCGCGGCTCCTGATGGACTCGTCCGCCATCACCAGGGCGGTCTTCAAGCCCACCTTGGCCCGGGAAAGCTCCTCCTCCGTCACCCCCTCGGCCAGGCGCTCCACCTCGGCGCGAAGCACCTCCAGGGTCTCCCCCGCCCGCTCCTTGGTGGTCCCGGCGTAGGCCATGAGGAGGCCCTGGCCCTTGACCCCGGCGGGGAAGGCGCTCACGGCGTAGACCAGGCCCCGCTTCTCCCGCACCTCGGTGAAGAGGCGGCTAGACATCCCCCCGGAGAGGACCTCCAGGGCGAGCCTCGCGGCGTAGAAGCCCGGGTCCTCGGGGCCCACGTCGGGGTAGGCGAGGCCGATCTGCACCTGGGCCGTGGGCCTCCTGAGGACGAAGCGGTGGGGCTCGGAAAGCTCCGGGGCGGGGTAAAGGGCCTCCTCCCCCTCCCAGGCGAGGAAGGGCTCGAGGGCGGCGCGAAGCCTCTCCCAGGAAACCCCTCCCGCCACGGCGAGGATGGCCCCTTTGGGGGTGTAGCGCCTCCGGTAGTCCGCCTTCAGGGCCTCGGCCCTCGCCCCCTTGAGGCCCTCCTCCCGGCCCAAGGGCTCGCGCCCGTGGGGGGAGCGGAAGACCTTTCGGCGAAGCTCAGAAAGGAGCTTCCTTGCGGGCTGGTCCTCCAGGGAGAGGAGGGCCTGGAGGGCCACGGACCGGACCGCCTCCAGGCCCTCCTCGGGGAGGCGGGGCCTCGTGAGGAGGAGGGCGTAGAGGCGGAAGACCTCGTCCAGGACCTCGGGGAGGAAGGCGGCGGCGAAGGCGGTGTACTCCAGGCCCGCCCCGCTACTCCGCCGCACCCCGAGGGCGTCCAGGGCCTGGGCCAGGGCCCTCGCGTCCAGGTCCCCCGCCCCCTTCCAGAGCCACCCCTCGAGGAGGGCGGCCGCCCCCTCCATCCCCTCGGGGTCGTTCACCGCCCCGGCGGGGACCAGAAGCTGGAAGGCAACCCCGGGGAAGTCCCGCTCCTCCAGGGCCACCACCAGGCCGTTGGGTAGGCGCTCCACGCGGCTCACAGGCCTAAGGGTATCATGGAAGGCGTGACGCAAGAGGAGCTCAAGGCCAGGCTCCTCAAGCCCCTTCTCCGGGAGCTCCAGGACGGGGCCAGGGACCGGGTGGTGGTGGGGGGCCTCGAGGCCTTGGTGCAGAACCTCGCCCGCCCCTTCCCCAAGCTCCTGGAGCTCTTCCGGGGCTACGGGGAAAAGCCCCAGGAAGAGCGGAAGCGGGTCTTGCAGGAGGCCCTCCGCCTCCTGGAGGGCCAAGGCCCCTCCCCAAAGGGCCAGGCCCAGGCCTCCTCCAGGAGGCTCGCCCCTTCCGATCCCGCCCACCTCCTCGCCCCCCCGCAAAGCCGGAGGAAGCTTGCCGAGCTCGGCCTGCGCACGGTGCGGGACGTCCTCCACCACTACCCCCGCCGCTACGAGGACCGCCGGGCCCTCCCCGGGGCGCGCTACCTGGAGGAGGGGCAGAAGGCCACCCTGGCCGTGAAGGTCCTCGCCAAGGAGCTCGTCAAGACCCCCAGGAAGGGGATGCAGCTCGTCCAGGTGAAGGCCCAGGACGCCTGGGGGTGGCGCATCACCCTGGTCTGGTTCAACCAGCCCTGGGTCCTCTCCCAGATTGAGGAGGGGGCCACCCTCATCGTCACCGGGAGGGTGGGGCGGCGAAACGGCCTCCAGCTCTACGTGGAGCACTTTGAGGACGAGGGCACCGAGTCGCTTTCCACCGGGCGGATCGTCCCCATCTACCCCGCCAAGGAGGGGGTAAGCCAGGCCTTCCTCCGCCGCACCGTCCACAGGGCCCTGGAGCTCGCCCTCCCCCTCCCCGACCCCCTGGA of the Thermus thermophilus HB8 genome contains:
- a CDS encoding M16 family metallopeptidase, which produces MSRVERLPNGLVVALEERDFPGVAFQLLVPAGAVNDPEGMEGAAALLEGWLWKGAGDLDARALAQALDALGVRRSSGAGLEYTAFAAAFLPEVLDEVFRLYALLLTRPRLPEEGLEAVRSVALQALLSLEDQPARKLLSELRRKVFRSPHGREPLGREEGLKGARAEALKADYRRRYTPKGAILAVAGGVSWERLRAALEPFLAWEGEEALYPAPELSEPHRFVLRRPTAQVQIGLAYPDVGPEDPGFYAARLALEVLSGGMSSRLFTEVREKRGLVYAVSAFPAGVKGQGLLMAYAGTTKERAGETLEVLRAEVERLAEGVTEEELSRAKVGLKTALVMADESIRSRAASMARDLYMLGRVRSLSEIEAAIEGTSLEAVNAFLRAHPYRDPWVGLLGEVEDV